In Candidatus Coatesbacteria bacterium, the genomic stretch CCGGCAATCAAACCGGCAATCATGCCAAGGAGGATCACTTTGCGAAAACTAGTGCTGCTGAGTCTGGCCCTGCTGACCGCCCTGACCCTGGGGCTGCTGGGCTGCGAGGAAGAAGAGGAAGGGATCGCCGAGGGCGAGGACGGCGAAATCGACGTGCTCGAGCAACTGGCCGAGACGACCACCGCCGCGGGTCAGTGGGTCACCTACACCGGACCCGAGGGCGGCGAGGTCACCCTGGCTTTCCTCGATGACACCGCCGACGGCTACGTGCTGGAGTTCAGCGCCAGCCAGGACAAGGAGATGATCGTCGTCAAGGCTCTGCTCGACTCCAGCGTCTACGAGGAGTTCGAGGAGGGCGTCCACGATTTCTTCAGCGATCCCGAGGGTGAGCAGGACGGCATGATGTCCAGCTACATGACCGACCCGTCGATGGAGACGATGGATACCGAGGAACTGCGCCGGGAGGCCGAGGAGAACCTCGACAAGCTCGAGGCGAACCTCAAGGAGCTCCAGGTCCAGATCGACGACAAGAACGCCTTCGACGTCAAGGTCGACGAGATCATCGAGCTGGTGCGGGAGATGCTGCCCGACCTGTTGGCGATGACCGAGGACTTCGCCGCCCTGGCCGAGGAGTTCGAGGAAGAGGTGGAGGAAGAGGACGCCGAGTCCGAGGAGGTCACCTTCGAGACCACCCGTAACGAGAAGGTCGAAATCGCCGGCCGGACGATGCTCTGCAACATTCTCACCGTCACCGCGGACGGAGACGTCGCCGAGATTTATTACTCTCCCGAGATCCCCTTCACCGGCGTGGTCAAGGTCGTCCAAAACGGCGAGGACAAGCTGGTGATGAAGGACTTCGGCGACGAGGGCGCCCAGAGCGCCTTCACCGTCACCGAACTGCAGCCCTTCGGCCGCCGGGAGCTCGAGGGCATGCTCCAGGGTATGCTGATGATGACCCAGATGGCCGAGGGCTTCGGCGAAGCCTACGGCGAATACGACTTCGAGGGCATGGGCGAAGGCGGCGAGATGGACATCGCCGAGCTGGAGCGCATGGCCGAGGAGCTGGAGGGCATGTACCCCCAGGGCCAGTAGCCGGTAAGCATGAATACCAACGGGACCGCCGCGGCGGTCCCGTTATTTTTGCTCGGTGCAGAGCTGGGGTGGTATCACAGAGGGTTGAGCAGCACCTGGCGGATCTCCTGGTCGGCCCGGCGCAGCCGCTCGCACATCACCCGGGCCAGGTTGATGGCGATGTCGGGGATCTGATGCATCAGCTCCATGACCTCGTCGCGTTCGAGATAGTACAGCTCGGTGGTGCTTTCGGCGATGACCGTGGCCGTGCGCGGACCGCCGGTGAGGATGGCCACTTCGCCGAAGATGCTGCCCGGTCCGAGGGTGGCCAGCACCTTGCTGCGATCGGTATCTATCACCTTGAGGATATTGACCTTACCACTGGAGATCAGGTAGACTCGGTTACCCGGCTCACCCTCGGCGATGAGCTGTTCCTCGTTCTCGGCGCGGTGGAAGTGCAGGCGTTGGCGGATTACCTCCAACTGCTCGGAGGATAGATTATTGAACAGGCTGAAACGGGTGATCTCGGCGTTTTCCATGGCTGTCCTCTGGCGACTGACCTCGGCGGGTTATCCGGCGGCTCCGATGGCGGGTTGACGGTGTGAATGAACACGGGTTGGTCAGTGCGGGTATGCTGGAGTACGGACGGCGATCCCCCACACCTCCAGTATAGCAGGGAGGTCCGGTGAGCGTCAGGCGGGGTCGGCTAAGGTGGTGGCGCCACGGCGTCAGAGTGCTGCTCGGGTTGGGCGGCTGGCTGGCGCTGTCGCTCTACGCCCTGCCCGTCCATCGCGGTGAGCTGCTTTACGAGTCGGCCCATCTCTGGGTCCTGCTGCCCGCCGTGGGCTTGATCGCCGTGACCCCCCTTGCGCGGTTGCGCTACGAATTCGACATTTTCGACCCCAGTCGGGGGCTGGTCTGCGGTCTGTTGTTGTATCTGGGGGCCGTTCCCGTCGGCTGGGCGCTGGCCGTCGGCGAGGGGGTGACCGCGGCTTTCGAATCCAGGCGTGACAACGAGGGGCCCTGGGGGATGCTCAGCCGGGCGTCCCTGGCGGCGGGACGAGCCGCCCTGTGGTGCGCCGGGACGGGTTGGCTCTGGCGGCTGCTGCTGGAGCGCGAGCGCTTCTACCGCTTCCACCCTGCGGTAATCCTGGGGTTGGTGATCGCCGTCGGTGTAA encodes the following:
- a CDS encoding cyclic nucleotide-binding domain-containing protein, with product MENAEITRFSLFNNLSSEQLEVIRQRLHFHRAENEEQLIAEGEPGNRVYLISSGKVNILKVIDTDRSKVLATLGPGSIFGEVAILTGGPRTATVIAESTTELYYLERDEVMELMHQIPDIAINLARVMCERLRRADQEIRQVLLNPL